From a region of the Mycobacterium sp. SMC-8 genome:
- a CDS encoding MbtH family protein: MSTNPFDDDNGAFYVLVNDEEQYSLWPTFADVPAGWRIVFGESTRADCLAFVEDTWTDLRPRSLRESMS, encoded by the coding sequence ATGAGCACCAACCCGTTCGATGACGACAACGGTGCGTTCTACGTGCTGGTCAACGACGAGGAGCAGTACAGCCTGTGGCCGACCTTCGCCGACGTGCCCGCCGGGTGGCGAATTGTCTTCGGGGAGAGCACCCGTGCCGATTGCCTGGCCTTCGTCGAAGACACCTGGACCGACCTGCGGCCTCGCAGCCTGCGGGAGTCGATGAGCTGA
- a CDS encoding 16S rRNA (uracil(1498)-N(3))-methyltransferase, with protein sequence MRSLFYVDVVPAPGDLAIVDGEEGHHAATVCRTRAGEELDLADGAGAIAHCIVEDVAKGRLTARVLDRRVAPPAAPAVTVVQALPKSDRSELAVELATEAGADAFLAWQASRCVARWDGAAKVDKGLRRWRAVARSAARQSRRPRIPAVDGVVSTRDLVASVRNAAPGTVLLLHESATRSFAEMPVAQADSLTLIVGPEGGVADDELAALTAAGAVAVRLGPTVLRTSTAAAVALGALGALTGRWS encoded by the coding sequence ATGCGCAGTCTCTTCTACGTCGACGTCGTTCCCGCCCCAGGCGACCTCGCCATCGTTGACGGCGAAGAGGGACATCACGCCGCCACCGTCTGCCGGACCCGGGCGGGGGAGGAGCTCGACCTCGCCGACGGCGCCGGGGCGATCGCGCACTGCATCGTCGAGGACGTCGCCAAAGGACGGCTGACGGCCAGGGTGCTGGACCGCCGCGTCGCCCCGCCTGCGGCGCCGGCGGTCACGGTGGTGCAGGCCCTGCCCAAATCCGACCGCTCGGAGCTGGCCGTCGAGCTGGCCACCGAGGCCGGGGCGGACGCGTTCCTCGCCTGGCAGGCGTCGCGCTGCGTGGCGCGATGGGACGGCGCCGCGAAGGTGGACAAGGGGTTACGACGCTGGCGCGCGGTGGCCCGATCGGCGGCCAGGCAGTCGCGCCGACCCCGCATCCCCGCGGTCGACGGCGTGGTGTCCACCCGCGACCTGGTCGCGTCGGTGCGCAACGCCGCACCCGGCACGGTGCTGTTGCTGCACGAGTCTGCCACCCGATCCTTCGCCGAAATGCCGGTGGCTCAAGCGGATTCACTGACCCTGATCGTCGGCCCGGAAGGCGGGGTCGCCGACGACGAGCTGGCCGCGCTCACCGCGGCCGGTGCGGTCGCCGTGCGGCTCGGCCCCACGGTGCTGCGCACCTCCACGGCCGCCGCGGTCGCGCTGGGCGCGCTGGGCGCGCTGACCGGCCGCTGGTCCTAG
- a CDS encoding MmpS family protein: MTRAWIPLVLVIVLVVGAFSVWRIRNIFGSHQLPTYAGNMSEEANRSDPKIVRYEIFGEPGATADINYIDDQGDPNQVVGAALPWSIEVETNSPAMVGNVVAQGDGDFIGCRILADDIVKDERTAYNVTAYVYCFTKSA, from the coding sequence CTGACCAGAGCGTGGATACCGCTCGTATTGGTGATCGTCCTCGTGGTCGGAGCTTTCTCGGTGTGGCGGATCCGCAACATCTTCGGCTCGCACCAACTGCCCACCTATGCGGGGAACATGTCCGAGGAGGCCAACCGCTCCGACCCGAAGATCGTCCGCTACGAGATCTTCGGTGAGCCCGGGGCCACCGCCGACATCAACTACATCGACGACCAGGGCGATCCGAATCAGGTCGTCGGTGCCGCGCTGCCGTGGTCGATCGAGGTCGAGACGAACTCCCCGGCCATGGTCGGCAACGTGGTGGCCCAGGGTGACGGTGACTTCATCGGCTGCCGCATCCTGGCCGACGACATCGTCAAAGACGAACGGACCGCCTACAACGTGACCGCCTACGTCTACTGCTTCACGAAGTCGGCATGA
- a CDS encoding type II toxin-antitoxin system VapB family antitoxin, with the protein MIFKGVRDGRPYPDHGLSHRQWAQIPPRQIRLDELVMTTTVLALDRLLSEDSTFYGDLFPHAVKWRGNVYLEDGLHRAVRAALRNRTVLHARVFDMDVASQAT; encoded by the coding sequence ATGATCTTCAAAGGGGTTCGCGATGGCAGGCCCTACCCTGACCACGGTCTGTCGCACCGACAGTGGGCCCAGATCCCGCCCCGGCAGATCCGGCTCGACGAACTCGTCATGACGACCACGGTGCTGGCGCTCGACCGGCTGCTGTCCGAGGACTCGACGTTCTACGGCGATTTGTTCCCGCACGCGGTCAAGTGGCGCGGCAACGTCTACCTCGAAGATGGACTGCACCGCGCGGTGCGGGCCGCCCTGCGCAATCGCACCGTCCTGCACGCCCGGGTGTTCGACATGGACGTCGCTTCGCAGGCCACCTGA
- the hrcA gene encoding heat-inducible transcriptional repressor HrcA, whose product MGSADERRFEVLRAIVADFVATKEPIGSKALVERHNLGVSSATVRNDLAVLEAEGYITQPHTSSGRVPTEKGYREFVDRLEDVKPMSGAERRAILQFLESGVDLDDVLRRAVRLLAQLTRQVAVVQYPTLTTSSVRRLEVVALTPARLLLVVITDTGRVDQRIVELGDAIDDAQLSRLRDLLGQALEGKPLTAASIAVSDLASNLNEHDGLGNAVGRAATVLVETLVEHTEERLLLGGTANLTRNTADFGGSLRSVLEALEEQVVVLRLLAKQQEAGKVTVRIGHETEAEEMAGTSVISTAYGSAGKVFGGMGVLGPTRMDYPGTIANVAAVALYIGEVLGNR is encoded by the coding sequence ATGGGCAGCGCCGACGAACGTCGTTTCGAGGTTCTCCGGGCCATCGTCGCCGATTTCGTCGCCACGAAGGAGCCGATCGGATCCAAGGCTCTCGTGGAACGTCATAACCTCGGCGTATCGAGCGCAACCGTGCGCAACGACTTGGCTGTTCTGGAGGCCGAGGGGTACATCACCCAGCCGCACACCAGTTCGGGGCGGGTGCCTACCGAGAAGGGCTACCGCGAGTTCGTCGACCGGCTCGAGGACGTCAAACCGATGTCGGGGGCGGAGCGGAGAGCGATCCTGCAGTTCCTCGAGTCCGGTGTCGACCTCGACGATGTGCTGCGCCGGGCGGTGCGGCTGCTCGCGCAGCTGACCCGTCAGGTCGCGGTCGTCCAGTACCCGACCCTGACCACGTCCTCGGTGCGGCGTCTGGAGGTCGTGGCGCTGACGCCGGCGCGGCTGCTGCTGGTCGTGATCACCGACACCGGCCGCGTCGATCAGCGCATCGTCGAACTCGGCGACGCGATCGACGACGCGCAGCTGTCGCGGCTGCGCGACCTGCTGGGCCAGGCCCTCGAAGGCAAGCCCCTGACGGCGGCCTCGATCGCGGTGTCGGACCTGGCGTCTAACCTCAACGAGCACGACGGCCTGGGTAACGCAGTCGGCAGAGCCGCAACCGTGCTCGTCGAGACCTTGGTCGAACATACCGAGGAGCGGCTGCTGCTGGGTGGCACGGCGAACCTGACGCGTAACACCGCCGACTTCGGTGGCTCGTTGCGGTCGGTGCTCGAGGCGCTGGAGGAGCAGGTGGTGGTGCTGCGCCTGCTGGCCAAACAGCAGGAGGCGGGCAAGGTGACCGTGCGCATCGGTCACGAGACCGAGGCCGAGGAGATGGCGGGAACCTCGGTGATCAGCACGGCGTACGGCAGCGCGGGCAAGGTGTTCGGCGGCATGGGTGTGTTGGGTCCCACACGGATGGACTATCCGGGAACCATCGCCAACGTCGCCGCAGTTGCTCTCTATATTGGCGAAGTCTTAGGAAACCGCTGA
- the dnaJ gene encoding molecular chaperone DnaJ: MARDYYGLLGVSKGASDSEIKRAYRRLARELHPDVNPDEGAQARFQEISAAYEVLSDPEKRRIVDLGGDPLESASAGGGGFSGFGGLGDVFEAFFGGGATSRGPVGRVRPGSDSLLRMRLDLEECATGVTKQVTVDTAILCDLCHGKGTHGDSSPITCDTCGGRGEIQTVQRSLLGQVMTSRPCPVCGGVGEVIPDPCNRCSGDGRVRARREISVKIPAGVGDGMRVRLAAQGEVGPGGGPAGDLYVEVHEKPHPVFVRDGDDLHFTVSVPMVDAALGTTVTVDAILDGPTEITIAAGTQPGSVTTLRGHGMPHLRSGVRGDLHAHIDVVVPSRLDHEDIELLRAFRERTKDKAEVRSAQNGSASSHGGGLFSRLRETFTGR, translated from the coding sequence GTGGCACGCGACTATTACGGGTTGCTCGGAGTGAGCAAGGGCGCGAGTGATTCGGAGATCAAACGCGCCTATCGCAGGCTCGCCCGCGAACTGCACCCGGACGTCAATCCGGACGAAGGCGCCCAGGCCCGCTTCCAGGAGATCAGCGCCGCCTACGAGGTCCTCAGTGATCCGGAGAAGCGGCGCATCGTCGATCTCGGCGGCGACCCGCTGGAATCCGCGTCGGCCGGCGGCGGCGGGTTCTCCGGGTTCGGTGGTCTCGGCGACGTCTTCGAGGCGTTCTTCGGCGGCGGCGCCACCTCACGCGGACCGGTCGGTCGCGTCCGGCCCGGCTCCGATTCGCTGCTGCGGATGCGCCTCGACCTTGAGGAGTGCGCGACGGGCGTGACCAAGCAGGTCACCGTCGACACCGCCATCCTGTGCGACCTCTGCCACGGCAAGGGCACCCACGGCGACTCCTCCCCGATCACGTGCGACACGTGCGGCGGACGCGGGGAGATCCAGACCGTGCAGCGCTCGCTGCTGGGTCAGGTGATGACCTCACGGCCGTGCCCGGTGTGCGGTGGGGTCGGCGAGGTTATCCCGGACCCGTGCAACCGGTGTTCCGGTGACGGACGGGTGCGGGCCCGCCGCGAGATCAGCGTCAAGATCCCCGCCGGTGTCGGCGACGGCATGCGGGTGCGGCTGGCCGCCCAGGGTGAGGTCGGGCCGGGCGGGGGTCCGGCCGGCGACCTCTACGTCGAGGTGCACGAGAAGCCCCACCCGGTGTTCGTCCGTGACGGTGACGACCTGCATTTCACGGTGTCGGTGCCGATGGTCGACGCCGCACTCGGTACGACGGTCACCGTCGACGCGATCCTCGACGGCCCCACCGAGATCACCATTGCCGCGGGCACCCAGCCCGGGTCAGTGACCACGCTTCGCGGACACGGTATGCCGCACCTGCGCTCCGGGGTGCGCGGCGACCTACACGCCCACATCGACGTGGTCGTGCCGTCCCGGCTCGACCATGAGGACATCGAACTGTTGCGCGCGTTCAGGGAACGCACCAAGGACAAGGCGGAGGTGCGCTCGGCCCAGAACGGCAGTGCCTCCTCGCACGGCGGCGGGCTGTTCTCGCGTCTACGTGAGACGTTCACCGGCCGCTGA
- the mbtG gene encoding NADPH-dependent L-lysine N(6)-monooxygenase MbtG has protein sequence MTTPPTPTLAVVGAGPKAIAVAAKAAELRAMGVDVPDVVAIERSVVAANWQSVGGWTDGQHRLGTSPEKDVGFPYRSSLVPRRNAELDERMMRHSWQSYLVATAQFAEWIDRGRPAPTHVGWSRYLRWVAHNIGMTVITGEVQRISTDGRRWEVVTPQRSVAADGVMITGPGQAQRSILPHDPHVLSIAQFWERAARPDLIVAERVAVIGGGETAASMLNELFRHRVSTITVISPQVTLFTRGESFFENTLFSDPTDWAGLTVTERRDALARTDRGVFSARVQDALLADDRIRHLRGRVAHAVARDERIRLTLSSNRGGEALETVHGFDLVIDGSGADSMWFEPLFSQDARDLIELALRAPLTGDSLQESIGHDLSVAALTPKLFLPGLSGLMQGPGFPNLSCLGLLSDRVLGAHYAGAAQPPSTRRTDEHQPVR, from the coding sequence ATGACGACTCCGCCCACCCCGACCCTCGCCGTCGTCGGCGCCGGCCCGAAGGCGATCGCGGTGGCGGCCAAAGCCGCCGAACTGCGCGCCATGGGCGTCGACGTGCCCGACGTGGTGGCGATCGAGCGCAGCGTCGTGGCCGCCAACTGGCAGTCCGTGGGCGGCTGGACCGACGGTCAGCACCGGCTCGGCACCAGCCCCGAGAAGGACGTCGGTTTCCCGTACCGGTCCTCGCTGGTGCCCCGCCGCAACGCCGAACTCGACGAGCGGATGATGCGGCACAGCTGGCAGTCCTATCTGGTGGCCACCGCACAGTTCGCGGAATGGATCGACCGGGGCCGGCCGGCACCCACCCACGTCGGGTGGAGCCGCTACCTGCGCTGGGTCGCCCACAACATCGGTATGACGGTGATCACCGGTGAGGTGCAACGCATCTCGACCGACGGCCGACGGTGGGAGGTGGTCACGCCGCAGCGCAGCGTGGCTGCCGACGGCGTGATGATCACCGGACCCGGGCAGGCTCAGCGCTCGATACTGCCGCATGACCCGCATGTTCTGTCGATCGCCCAGTTCTGGGAACGCGCGGCCCGGCCGGATCTGATCGTCGCCGAGCGGGTCGCGGTCATCGGAGGGGGCGAGACGGCGGCGTCCATGCTCAACGAGCTTTTCCGGCACCGTGTTTCGACCATCACCGTGATCTCGCCGCAGGTCACCCTGTTCACCCGCGGGGAGAGCTTCTTCGAGAACACGTTGTTCTCCGACCCGACGGATTGGGCCGGCTTGACGGTGACCGAACGGCGCGACGCGCTGGCCCGCACCGACCGTGGCGTGTTCTCGGCTCGGGTGCAGGACGCGCTGCTCGCCGACGACCGGATCCGCCATCTGCGCGGCCGGGTCGCCCACGCCGTCGCACGCGACGAGCGGATCCGCTTGACCCTCAGCTCGAACCGCGGCGGCGAAGCGCTGGAGACCGTGCACGGTTTCGATCTGGTGATCGACGGCTCCGGCGCCGACTCCATGTGGTTCGAGCCGTTGTTCAGCCAGGACGCGCGCGATCTGATCGAGCTGGCGCTGCGCGCCCCGCTGACGGGTGATTCGCTGCAGGAATCCATCGGTCACGACCTGTCGGTGGCCGCGCTGACGCCGAAGTTGTTCCTGCCCGGCCTGTCCGGGCTGATGCAAGGCCCGGGATTTCCGAACCTCAGCTGCCTCGGGCTGCTGTCCGATCGTGTGCTCGGGGCCCACTACGCGGGTGCCGCGCAACCCCCTTCGACGAGGAGAACCGATGAGCACCAACCCGTTCGATGA